Proteins co-encoded in one Actinomadura luteofluorescens genomic window:
- the trpB gene encoding tryptophan synthase subunit beta: MTMDTAARGAGPLPDATGHFGRFGGRFAPEALMAALDELAREFETAKNDPAFTAELEDLLANYAGRPSLLTEAARFSEHAGARVLLKREDLNHTGSHKINNVLGQALLTRRMGKTRVIAETGAGQHGVATATAAALLGLTCTVYMGEVDTERQALNVARMRMLGAEVIPVRTGSRTLKDACNEAFRDWVASVDDTHYCIGSVMGPHPFPVMVRDFQRVIGVEARRQCVEMTGALPDAVVACVGGGSNAIGTFHAFVGDESVRLIGFEAGGDGVATGRHAATLVGGSLGVIHGMRTYLLQDDDGQTLETHSISAGLDYPGVGPEHSWLHDTGRAEYREITDAEAMEAFALLCRTEGIIPAIESAHALAGALKVGKELGPDATIVVCLSGRGDKDMHTAATFFGLMPEGENA, encoded by the coding sequence ATGACCATGGACACCGCCGCGCGCGGTGCTGGACCCCTGCCCGACGCCACGGGCCACTTCGGCCGTTTCGGCGGACGGTTCGCCCCCGAGGCCCTCATGGCGGCCCTGGACGAGCTCGCCCGCGAGTTCGAGACCGCCAAGAACGACCCCGCCTTCACCGCCGAGCTGGAGGACCTGCTCGCCAACTACGCGGGCCGTCCCAGCCTGCTGACCGAGGCCGCGCGCTTCTCCGAGCACGCCGGCGCGCGGGTGCTGCTCAAGCGCGAGGACCTCAACCACACCGGGTCCCACAAGATCAACAACGTGCTCGGCCAGGCGCTGCTCACCCGGCGGATGGGCAAGACCCGTGTGATCGCCGAGACCGGCGCCGGCCAGCACGGCGTCGCCACCGCCACCGCCGCCGCCCTGCTCGGCCTGACCTGCACCGTCTACATGGGCGAGGTCGACACCGAGCGGCAGGCCCTCAACGTCGCCCGGATGCGGATGCTCGGCGCCGAGGTGATCCCCGTCCGGACCGGCAGCCGCACCCTCAAGGACGCCTGCAACGAGGCGTTCCGCGACTGGGTCGCCAGCGTCGACGACACCCACTACTGCATCGGCTCGGTCATGGGCCCGCACCCGTTCCCGGTGATGGTCCGCGACTTCCAGCGCGTCATCGGCGTCGAGGCCAGGCGGCAGTGCGTGGAGATGACCGGTGCCCTCCCGGACGCCGTGGTCGCCTGCGTCGGCGGCGGCTCCAACGCGATCGGCACCTTCCACGCGTTCGTCGGCGACGAGTCCGTCCGGCTGATCGGTTTCGAGGCGGGCGGCGACGGCGTCGCCACCGGCAGGCACGCCGCGACCCTGGTCGGCGGCTCCCTCGGCGTCATCCACGGCATGCGGACCTACCTGCTGCAGGACGACGACGGCCAGACCCTCGAAACCCACTCGATCTCCGCCGGGCTCGACTACCCCGGCGTCGGCCCCGAGCACTCGTGGCTGCACGACACCGGCCGCGCCGAGTACCGCGAGATCACCGACGCGGAGGCGATGGAGGCGTTCGCGCTGCTGTGCCGCACCGAGGGCATCATCCCGGCGATCGAGTCCGCGCACGCGCTCGCCGGCGCCCTCAAGGTCGGCAAGGAACTCGGCCCGGACGCCACGATCGTCGTGTGCCTGTCCGGACGTGGCGACAAGGACATGCACACGGCCGCCACCTTCTTCGGCCTTATGCCCGAGGGAGAGAACGCGTGA
- a CDS encoding cold-shock protein, producing the protein MPQQGTVKWFNAEKGFGFIAVDGGGPDVFVHYSAIQSSGYRSLDENQRVQFEVTQGNRGPQADQVVPL; encoded by the coding sequence ATGCCCCAGCAGGGCACCGTGAAGTGGTTCAACGCCGAGAAGGGCTTCGGCTTCATCGCCGTGGACGGCGGCGGGCCGGACGTCTTCGTGCACTACTCGGCCATCCAGAGTTCCGGCTACCGCAGCCTGGACGAGAACCAGCGCGTCCAGTTCGAAGTGACGCAGGGTAACCGGGGCCCGCAGGCCGACCAGGTCGTCCCCCTGTAA
- the trpA gene encoding tryptophan synthase subunit alpha, with protein sequence MSAQTAYDKAKADGRAALVGYLPAGFPSYEGAVQAAKTMVDAGCDVIEIGLPYTDPMMDGPTIQDAVHRALVGGVRVADVFRTVEAVAATGVPVLVMTYWNPVDHYGVDRFARDLASAGGSGLITPDLTPEEGGPWLEASDAHGLDRVFLVALSSTDERIEAITRACRGFVYAASLMGVTGARSALDTGAPRLVERTRAVLDKAGSALPVGLGLGVGTGAQAAEVAGFADGVIVGSAFIRRLLDAPDLAAGLAGVRALTEELAAGVRHGR encoded by the coding sequence GTGAGCGCCCAGACCGCCTACGACAAGGCCAAGGCCGACGGGCGCGCCGCGCTCGTCGGGTACCTGCCCGCCGGGTTCCCCAGCTACGAGGGGGCCGTGCAGGCCGCCAAGACGATGGTGGACGCGGGCTGCGACGTCATCGAGATCGGCCTGCCCTACACCGACCCGATGATGGACGGCCCCACCATCCAGGACGCCGTCCACCGGGCGCTCGTCGGCGGCGTCCGCGTCGCCGACGTGTTCCGCACGGTCGAGGCCGTGGCCGCCACCGGCGTCCCCGTCCTCGTCATGACGTACTGGAACCCCGTCGACCACTACGGCGTCGACCGGTTCGCCCGCGACCTCGCCTCCGCCGGCGGATCCGGCCTGATCACGCCCGACCTCACGCCCGAGGAGGGCGGGCCGTGGCTGGAGGCGTCCGACGCCCACGGCCTCGACCGCGTGTTCCTCGTCGCGCTCAGCTCCACCGACGAGCGCATCGAGGCGATCACCCGGGCGTGCCGCGGCTTCGTCTACGCGGCCTCGCTGATGGGCGTCACCGGCGCCCGCTCCGCCCTCGACACCGGCGCCCCGCGCCTGGTCGAGCGGACCCGCGCCGTCCTGGACAAGGCCGGCTCGGCCCTGCCGGTCGGCCTCGGCCTCGGCGTCGGCACCGGCGCCCAGGCCGCCGAGGTCGCCGGGTTCGCCGACGGCGTGATCGTCGGGTCGGCGTTCATCCGCCGCCTGCTGGACGCCCCCGACCTCGCCGCCGGCCTCGCCGGGGTCCGGGCGCTCACCGAGGAGCTCGCCGCGGGCGTCCGGCACGGCCGCTGA
- a CDS encoding ABC transporter ATP-binding protein, with product MVGNIRPHKPPAAAARGHIPGRRRHRGVAVPPASRRVSPPVLREGLGVLWVAVKAEPRVFALSVLASALYAAMTVGTAQVLGWATGHVVLPAFESGHTTAGALAGAAALIMAVALLKALGVAGRRFYAGLMQYRLQASYRRAVTRQYLRLPLAWHHRHPTGQLLSNANADVEAVWAPIAPLPMAVGVVFMLLIAAVSILVTDVVVAAVGFLVFPAVALINVVYQRRLSPVATRAQQLRAEVSEVAHESFEGGLVVKTLGREAAETERFGERARELRDANIAVGRIRGLFDPVLEALPNLGVLAVLLIGSVRLDSGAMSPGDLVNVAYLFTLLSWPIRALGWVLGEVPRSVVGWKRVRGVLDATGSLPFGDGSLDGSGGAATELRVREVRFAYEAAGEGTRRRVLHDVSFAAEPGRTIAVVGPTGSGKSTLTSLLVRLVDPADGSVLLDGVDLRDVRRGGVAATAALVPQQTFLFDDTVRGNVTLGLDVPDERVWEALRLAQAEGFVAALADGLDTKVGERGATLSGGQRQRLALARALVRRPRLLVLDDATSSVDPQVEARILQSLRESQAEESGGATVVVVAYRKATIALADEVVYMEHGRVIARGTHAELLDGSEGYRNLVNAYERAEAEQEAVEGGEEALA from the coding sequence ATGGTAGGGAATATCCGGCCCCACAAACCCCCCGCCGCGGCCGCAAGGGGGCATATTCCGGGGCGCCGCCGTCATCGAGGAGTCGCCGTGCCACCTGCGTCCAGACGCGTCAGCCCGCCCGTCCTGAGAGAGGGCTTGGGCGTCCTGTGGGTGGCGGTGAAGGCGGAGCCGCGGGTGTTCGCGCTGTCGGTGCTGGCGAGCGCCCTGTACGCGGCGATGACGGTGGGGACGGCGCAGGTGCTGGGCTGGGCGACCGGCCACGTGGTGCTGCCGGCGTTCGAGTCCGGGCACACGACCGCCGGGGCGCTGGCGGGGGCCGCCGCCCTGATCATGGCGGTGGCGCTGCTGAAGGCGCTCGGCGTCGCGGGCCGCCGGTTCTACGCGGGCCTGATGCAGTACCGGCTCCAGGCGTCCTACCGCCGCGCGGTGACCAGGCAGTACCTGCGGCTCCCGCTGGCCTGGCACCACCGGCACCCGACCGGGCAGCTGCTGTCGAACGCCAACGCCGACGTCGAGGCGGTGTGGGCGCCGATCGCGCCGCTGCCGATGGCGGTAGGCGTCGTGTTCATGCTGCTGATCGCCGCGGTGTCGATCCTGGTCACCGACGTGGTCGTGGCCGCGGTCGGGTTCCTGGTGTTCCCCGCCGTCGCCCTCATCAACGTGGTGTACCAGCGGCGGCTGTCGCCGGTGGCGACGCGGGCGCAGCAGCTGCGCGCGGAGGTCAGCGAGGTCGCGCACGAGAGCTTCGAGGGCGGCCTGGTGGTCAAGACCCTCGGCCGGGAGGCGGCGGAGACCGAGCGGTTCGGCGAGCGGGCGCGGGAGCTGCGGGACGCCAACATCGCGGTCGGCCGCATCCGGGGGCTGTTCGACCCGGTGCTGGAGGCGCTGCCGAACCTCGGGGTGCTGGCGGTCCTGCTGATCGGGTCGGTGCGGCTGGACTCGGGCGCGATGTCGCCGGGCGACCTGGTGAACGTCGCCTACCTGTTCACGCTGCTGTCGTGGCCGATCCGGGCGCTGGGCTGGGTGCTGGGCGAGGTGCCGCGCAGCGTCGTCGGATGGAAGCGGGTCCGCGGGGTTCTGGACGCGACGGGGTCGCTGCCGTTCGGGGACGGTTCGCTGGACGGGTCCGGCGGCGCGGCGACCGAGCTCCGGGTCCGGGAGGTCAGGTTCGCCTACGAGGCGGCCGGCGAGGGGACGCGGCGCCGCGTCCTGCACGACGTGTCGTTCGCGGCGGAGCCCGGCAGGACGATCGCGGTCGTCGGCCCGACGGGGTCGGGCAAGTCCACGCTCACCTCATTGCTCGTCCGGCTGGTCGACCCGGCGGACGGGTCCGTCCTGCTGGACGGCGTCGACCTGCGCGACGTGCGGCGCGGCGGGGTCGCGGCGACGGCGGCCCTGGTCCCGCAGCAGACGTTCCTGTTCGACGACACCGTGCGCGGCAACGTGACGCTCGGTCTCGACGTCCCCGACGAGCGGGTCTGGGAGGCGCTGAGGCTCGCCCAGGCGGAGGGGTTCGTCGCGGCCCTCGCCGACGGGCTCGACACGAAGGTGGGCGAGCGCGGGGCGACGCTGTCGGGCGGCCAGCGCCAGCGGCTGGCGCTGGCGCGGGCGCTGGTGCGGAGGCCCCGGCTGCTGGTCCTGGACGACGCGACGTCCAGCGTCGACCCGCAGGTCGAGGCGCGCATCCTGCAGAGCCTGCGGGAGTCGCAGGCGGAGGAGTCCGGGGGCGCGACCGTCGTGGTCGTCGCCTACCGCAAGGCCACGATCGCGCTCGCCGACGAGGTCGTCTACATGGAGCACGGCCGCGTGATCGCGCGCGGCACCCACGCGGAGCTGCTGGACGGCTCGGAGGGCTACCGCAACCTCGTCAACGCCTACGAGCGGGCCGAGGCGGAACAGGAAGCGGTCGAGGGCGGCGAGGAGGCCCTGGCATGA
- a CDS encoding Trp biosynthesis-associated membrane protein, with protein sequence MTPGRERGLTALVCAAGAGLALLAAGRTWATVRAQDAITPFSQQLTGGDLGGAAGALGWAGLAGLAALLATRGRVRAGVGVLIALFGVGIAYASTVSVQRSSVLAAAGDKSALLRLGADPVLDVNLWWLVSVTGGVVLAVGGILTAVRGARWPGMSARYERSAPRKAAEDDPSALWKSLDRGEDPTAHERS encoded by the coding sequence ATGACGCCTGGGCGTGAACGTGGGCTTACTGCCCTGGTGTGTGCTGCGGGAGCTGGGCTTGCGCTGCTTGCTGCCGGGCGTACCTGGGCCACTGTCAGGGCGCAGGACGCCATCACGCCGTTCTCCCAGCAGCTGACCGGGGGCGACCTTGGTGGTGCGGCCGGTGCGCTCGGGTGGGCAGGGCTTGCCGGGCTTGCCGCTCTGCTGGCGACCCGGGGGCGGGTTCGCGCGGGGGTGGGTGTCTTGATTGCCCTGTTCGGTGTGGGCATCGCCTATGCGTCCACCGTGAGTGTGCAGCGGTCGAGTGTGCTGGCGGCCGCTGGTGACAAGAGCGCTCTGTTGCGGCTCGGCGCGGACCCTGTGCTGGACGTCAATCTGTGGTGGCTTGTGTCGGTCACGGGTGGGGTCGTTCTGGCCGTGGGCGGGATCCTCACCGCCGTGCGGGGGGCGCGTTGGCCTGGCATGTCGGCCCGTTACGAGCGCAGCGCGCCGCGCAAGGCGGCGGAGGACGATCCGTCCGCCCTGTGGAAGTCGCTCGATCGTGGTGAGGACCCGACCGCGCACGAGCGGTCGTGA
- the trpC gene encoding indole-3-glycerol phosphate synthase TrpC, with the protein MSVLDEIIEGVRADLADRQREVPLDALKERAAKAPAPRDALGALRGQGVSVIAEVKRSSPSKGALAAIADPAALARDYEAGGAKVISVLTERRRFGGSLEDLAEVRANVDIALLRKDFIVTSYQLWEARAAGADMALLIVAALEQDALVSLVERAESIGLLPLVEVHTEEEAARAVDAGAKVIGVNARDLRTLQVDRGVFARVAPLIPKDVVKVAESGVRGPHDLLAYASSGADAVLVGESLVIGKDPRAAVADLVAAGAHPALRQSG; encoded by the coding sequence TTGAGCGTTTTGGACGAGATCATCGAAGGCGTCCGGGCCGATCTCGCCGACAGGCAGCGCGAGGTCCCGCTCGACGCCCTCAAGGAGCGGGCGGCGAAGGCCCCGGCCCCCAGGGACGCGCTCGGCGCGCTGCGCGGGCAGGGCGTCTCGGTCATCGCCGAGGTCAAGCGCAGCAGCCCGTCCAAGGGCGCGCTCGCCGCCATCGCCGACCCCGCCGCGCTCGCCCGCGACTACGAGGCCGGCGGCGCCAAGGTGATCAGCGTGCTGACCGAGCGGCGCCGGTTCGGCGGCAGCCTGGAGGACCTCGCCGAGGTCCGCGCCAACGTCGACATCGCCCTGCTGCGCAAGGACTTCATCGTCACCTCCTACCAGCTGTGGGAGGCGCGGGCCGCGGGCGCCGACATGGCGCTGCTGATCGTCGCCGCCCTGGAGCAGGACGCCCTGGTCTCGCTGGTCGAGCGCGCCGAGTCGATCGGGCTCCTCCCGCTCGTCGAGGTGCACACCGAGGAGGAGGCGGCCCGCGCGGTCGACGCGGGCGCCAAGGTCATCGGCGTGAACGCCCGCGACCTGCGCACGCTGCAGGTCGACCGCGGCGTGTTCGCCCGGGTCGCGCCCCTCATCCCCAAGGACGTCGTGAAGGTCGCCGAGTCCGGGGTGCGGGGCCCGCACGACCTGCTCGCCTACGCCTCCAGCGGCGCCGACGCGGTGCTGGTCGGCGAGAGCCTCGTGATCGGCAAGGACCCGCGGGCCGCGGTCGCCGACCTCGTCGCCGCCGGCGCCCACCCGGCGCTGCGGCAGAGCGGCTGA
- a CDS encoding DsbA family protein, with translation MSKAARERSARERLAEERKRQAAREKQRRLLAIVLGSVVVVAVIVVATVLIIDQKNKNGRAEVHQGALAPVSRQADGSILMAQSGVSKPELEIFEDFQCPICKQFEEATGKTVQQLAQQGKVKVVYRPFHLFGQQKDPVRTNSLRSAEAALCVPAGQWVSYHDALFKFQPPEGEKGFSPDDLVKWGKDVGVTDPNFEKCVRDEQKKSTVDAMTKYALQDRGVQGTPSVFLNGKSLDQSALMNPAALRAQIESAAASK, from the coding sequence ATGAGCAAGGCCGCACGAGAGCGGTCCGCGAGAGAGCGCCTGGCCGAAGAGCGCAAGCGGCAGGCGGCGCGGGAGAAGCAGCGGCGGCTGCTCGCCATCGTCCTCGGGTCGGTGGTGGTCGTGGCGGTGATCGTGGTCGCGACCGTCCTCATCATCGACCAGAAGAACAAGAACGGCCGGGCCGAGGTGCACCAGGGCGCGCTCGCCCCCGTCAGCCGCCAGGCCGACGGCTCCATCCTCATGGCGCAGTCCGGGGTGAGCAAGCCGGAACTGGAGATCTTCGAGGACTTCCAGTGCCCGATCTGCAAGCAGTTCGAGGAGGCCACCGGCAAGACCGTCCAGCAGCTCGCCCAGCAGGGCAAGGTCAAGGTCGTCTACCGGCCGTTCCACCTGTTCGGGCAGCAGAAGGACCCCGTCCGCACCAACTCCCTGCGCTCGGCCGAGGCGGCGCTGTGCGTGCCGGCCGGCCAGTGGGTCTCCTACCACGACGCGCTCTTCAAGTTCCAGCCGCCCGAGGGCGAGAAGGGCTTCTCGCCCGACGACCTCGTCAAGTGGGGCAAGGACGTCGGCGTCACCGACCCGAACTTCGAGAAGTGCGTGCGGGACGAGCAGAAGAAGTCCACGGTCGACGCGATGACCAAGTACGCCCTGCAGGACCGCGGCGTCCAGGGCACCCCGAGCGTCTTCCTGAACGGCAAGTCGCTCGACCAGTCGGCGCTCATGAACCCCGCCGCCCTGCGCGCGCAGATCGAGTCCGCGGCCGCCAGCAAGTGA
- a CDS encoding TIGR03085 family metal-binding protein: protein MSTPDDGPAPSAPKQDGSGPADPGPVRRERLLLAAALAEAGPEAATECAGWNARDLAAHLVVREGRPDAAPGILLPPLAFYTERVRRRTARAVPFERLVERFAQGPPKFSPYALPGVDKNANAVEFFVHHEDVRRARPDWEPRALSPELEELLWRRIKIARFVLRKVQVEVTFVRPDGRAARVSGGGRGAVRVHGPVGELVLWALGRRDVAKVSLTGATDAVKTLTETGWSL, encoded by the coding sequence ATGAGCACGCCCGACGACGGCCCCGCGCCGTCCGCCCCGAAGCAGGACGGATCCGGCCCGGCGGACCCCGGCCCGGTCCGCCGCGAACGGCTGCTGCTGGCAGCGGCACTGGCGGAGGCGGGACCGGAGGCCGCCACCGAGTGCGCCGGCTGGAACGCCCGCGACCTGGCCGCCCATCTGGTCGTCCGCGAAGGACGCCCCGACGCGGCCCCCGGGATCCTGCTTCCCCCGCTGGCCTTCTACACCGAGCGGGTGCGGCGCCGGACGGCCCGCGCCGTTCCGTTCGAACGGCTCGTGGAACGGTTCGCGCAGGGGCCGCCGAAGTTCTCCCCCTACGCCCTTCCCGGAGTCGACAAAAACGCGAACGCCGTCGAGTTCTTTGTTCACCACGAGGACGTCCGGCGTGCACGTCCCGACTGGGAGCCCCGCGCCCTCTCGCCGGAACTAGAGGAACTACTCTGGCGAAGGATAAAAATTGCCCGCTTTGTCCTAAGGAAAGTTCAGGTCGAGGTAACCTTCGTCCGGCCCGACGGCCGGGCCGCCCGCGTCTCCGGCGGCGGTCGCGGAGCCGTCCGCGTGCACGGCCCGGTAGGCGAACTCGTCCTGTGGGCACTGGGCCGCCGGGACGTCGCGAAGGTGAGCCTCACCGGCGCCACGGACGCTGTCAAGACCCTGACCGAGACCGGTTGGAGTCTTTAA
- a CDS encoding DUF2752 domain-containing protein encodes MTRVSRAFAPHAAVLAGVAGGVLVIAFRADPNEPGHYPGCPFLALTGYYCPGCGMTRLVYALAHGHVGTAFGLNPLLFVLLPVFGYLYARWTLRTAQGLPMRSALFTPAVAYSFVGLLIVYWIVRNLPFAHVLAP; translated from the coding sequence GTGACTCGCGTATCGCGGGCGTTCGCTCCGCACGCGGCGGTGCTGGCCGGGGTCGCCGGCGGCGTCCTGGTGATCGCGTTCCGGGCGGATCCCAACGAGCCGGGGCACTACCCGGGCTGCCCCTTCCTGGCGCTGACCGGCTACTACTGCCCCGGGTGCGGGATGACGCGGCTCGTCTACGCGCTGGCGCACGGGCACGTGGGCACCGCGTTCGGCCTCAACCCGCTGCTCTTCGTCCTGCTCCCGGTCTTCGGGTACCTGTACGCGCGGTGGACGCTCAGGACCGCGCAGGGGCTGCCCATGCGGTCCGCCCTGTTCACGCCGGCCGTCGCGTATTCGTTCGTCGGCCTTCTCATCGTCTACTGGATCGTGCGCAACCTGCCGTTCGCGCACGTGCTCGCGCCCTGA
- a CDS encoding response regulator transcription factor → MSIDGGGAVLVIEHDPAVAELERRYLAREGFDVEIEADPARAPAAARRLRPDVVVLDLSTSALPVDLYRRVADAARPAPVIAVTGPLDPMIARALGDHRVERPFGPRVLVAAVAEALRDGGPAQAPGPLRAGRIALETHDRAAVVGDRRVALTVTEFDLLEFLMGNPGRVFTREQLLDAAWGPGAGAGSRTVDVHVAQLRAKLGDGNPIRTVRGVGYVLDA, encoded by the coding sequence GTGAGCATCGACGGGGGCGGGGCCGTCCTCGTGATCGAGCACGACCCCGCCGTCGCCGAGCTGGAACGCCGCTACCTCGCCCGGGAGGGCTTCGACGTCGAGATCGAGGCCGATCCCGCGCGGGCGCCCGCCGCGGCGCGGCGCCTGCGCCCCGACGTCGTCGTGCTGGACCTGTCCACCTCGGCGCTGCCCGTCGACCTGTACCGGCGCGTCGCCGACGCCGCCCGGCCCGCGCCCGTCATCGCCGTGACCGGCCCCCTCGACCCGATGATCGCGCGCGCTCTCGGCGACCACCGCGTCGAGCGGCCCTTCGGGCCCCGCGTCCTCGTCGCCGCCGTCGCGGAGGCCCTGCGCGACGGCGGCCCCGCCCAGGCGCCCGGCCCCCTGCGCGCCGGCCGCATCGCACTCGAAACCCACGACCGGGCGGCCGTCGTCGGCGACCGGCGCGTCGCCCTCACCGTCACCGAGTTCGACCTCCTCGAATTCCTGATGGGCAACCCGGGCCGCGTCTTCACCCGCGAGCAGCTCCTCGACGCCGCGTGGGGGCCCGGAGCCGGCGCCGGGAGCCGCACCGTCGACGTCCACGTGGCCCAGTTGCGGGCCAAACTCGGTGACGGCAACCCCATCAGGACGGTGCGCGGCGTCGGCTACGTCCTGGACGCCTAG
- a CDS encoding DsbA family protein, which translates to MSEQGREPSARDRLAEDRARAAARVRRRRALLVVLGALAVAAVAVVVVVVALSRSGEEPLRNSYKGALAPATRQQDGSVAMAQPGVASPVLDVWEDFQCPACKAMEERVGATMKELAAQGKVKVVYRPFQLFQQDPLMSNSRRAANAAACMPADHWVAYHDKLYAEQPPEGDTGFSTRDLVAWGERLGVADPSFAGCVRGDQKIKTVNQASAQAGRAGVDATPYLALNGKKVGNDALASPSELRKAVAEAGGGAPVPGSTQSSGTAGGAGAGAAKMTISSRS; encoded by the coding sequence ATGAGCGAGCAGGGCAGGGAACCGTCCGCGCGCGACCGGCTCGCGGAGGATCGGGCGCGGGCCGCGGCCCGGGTGCGGCGCCGGCGGGCGCTGCTCGTCGTCCTCGGCGCCCTCGCCGTGGCGGCGGTCGCGGTCGTGGTGGTCGTCGTCGCGCTCTCCCGCAGCGGCGAGGAGCCGCTGCGCAACTCCTACAAGGGCGCGCTGGCGCCCGCCACCCGCCAGCAGGACGGGTCGGTCGCCATGGCGCAGCCGGGCGTCGCCTCGCCGGTCCTGGACGTGTGGGAGGACTTCCAGTGCCCCGCCTGCAAGGCGATGGAGGAGCGGGTCGGCGCGACGATGAAGGAGCTCGCCGCGCAGGGCAAGGTCAAGGTCGTCTACCGGCCGTTCCAGCTCTTCCAGCAGGACCCTCTGATGTCCAACTCGCGGCGCGCCGCGAACGCCGCCGCCTGCATGCCCGCCGACCACTGGGTCGCCTACCACGACAAGCTGTACGCCGAGCAGCCGCCCGAGGGCGACACGGGCTTCTCCACCCGTGACCTCGTCGCGTGGGGCGAGCGGCTGGGGGTCGCCGACCCGTCCTTCGCCGGCTGCGTCCGCGGCGACCAGAAGATCAAGACCGTGAACCAGGCGAGCGCCCAGGCCGGCCGGGCGGGCGTCGACGCGACCCCGTACCTCGCGCTGAACGGTAAAAAGGTTGGAAATGACGCCCTGGCCTCGCCGAGCGAGCTCAGGAAGGCCGTCGCGGAGGCCGGGGGCGGCGCGCCCGTCCCGGGG
- a CDS encoding vitamin K epoxide reductase family protein produces MAQEMTVKSRAEAAEQPPPPAWLQIAAWVLTLGGLAISVYLTISHYDEGALVCSASKTVDCHAVTTSEYSTLAGIPMPLFGLAFFVAFGALMTPWALRSTWSPLRWGRVASTAVGVLFVVYLVTVELALLHKICLWCTGVHAITVLLFLLVLADEFRRVGQVD; encoded by the coding sequence ATGGCGCAAGAGATGACGGTGAAGAGCCGGGCGGAGGCTGCGGAGCAGCCGCCGCCCCCCGCGTGGCTCCAGATCGCGGCGTGGGTGCTGACCCTCGGCGGGCTCGCCATCTCCGTCTACCTCACGATCTCGCACTACGACGAGGGCGCCCTGGTGTGCTCGGCGTCCAAGACGGTGGACTGCCACGCCGTCACGACCAGCGAGTACTCCACCCTGGCGGGCATCCCGATGCCGCTGTTCGGCCTCGCGTTCTTCGTGGCCTTCGGCGCGCTGATGACGCCGTGGGCGCTGCGGTCGACCTGGTCGCCGCTGCGGTGGGGCCGGGTCGCGTCCACCGCGGTGGGCGTGCTGTTCGTGGTCTACCTGGTCACCGTGGAGCTGGCGCTCCTGCACAAGATCTGCCTGTGGTGCACCGGCGTCCACGCCATCACCGTCCTGCTGTTCCTCCTCGTTCTGGCCGACGAATTCCGGCGGGTCGGCCAGGTCGACTAG